From a region of the Impatiens glandulifera chromosome 4, dImpGla2.1, whole genome shotgun sequence genome:
- the LOC124934530 gene encoding transcription factor MYB86-like yields the protein MGHHCCSKQKVKRGLWSPEEDDKLIKQITSHGHGCWSSVPKLAGLQRCGKSCRLRWINYLRPDLKRGSFTEIEERIIVDVHRILGNRWAQIAKHLPGRTDNEVKNFWNSCIKKKLIAQGLDPNTHNLLSKNTTNDKHILFNINNNTTKNANHHQAKKLPQIPDSGLFSISTGTWHPKEIVPPELSNKEPFVMTMTLPPSSSTDQNMNFCQYVNFAPPILPMMEEEYVMGDEQEQINVGWDEDGIGNGGIAAAAMDNSLVVPPVGDDEFDKLMGYSSFMSSCGMYSSNLFWNEEEITRYLRPSIDEALTSPFIHLSISSLNYKKLSSTVVAESSASISRFTRYRITVF from the exons ATGGGACACCATTGTTGCAGCAAGCAAAAGGTCAAGAGAGGTCTCTGGTCTCCCGAAGAAGACGATAAACTCATCAAACAAATCACTTCTCACGGCCATGGCTGCTGGAGTTCCGTCCCCAAGCTCGCCG GTTTGCAGAGATGCGGAAAGAGTTGTAGATTGAGatggataaattatttaagaccCGATTTGAAAAGGGGATCTTTTACGGAAATTGAGGAGAGGATCATAGTTGATGTTCATAGGATTTTGGGGAATCGATGGGCACAAATTGCGAAACATTTACCGGGAAGAACTGATAACGAGGTGAAGAATTTTTGGAATTCTTGTATAAAAAAGAAACTCATTGCTCAAGGACTTGATCCCAATACTCATAATCTTCTATCCAAGAACACTACTaatgataaacatatattatttaacattaacaACAATACTACTAAAAACGCGAATCATCATCAAGCGAAGAAGCTACCGCAGATACCGGATTCAGGGTTGTTTTCGATCAGCACAGGAACATGGCATCCTAAGGAGATTGTGCCACCGGAATTATCAAACAAAGAACCGTTTGTCATGACAATGACATTACCACCTTCTTCTTCAACCGATCAAAATATGAACTTTTGTCAATATGTTAACTTTGCTCCACCAATCTTGCCGATGATGGAGGAGGAATATGTAATGGGTGATGAACAAGAACAGATTAATGTCGGTTGGGATGAAGATGGGATCGGAAATGGTGGAATCGCCGCCGCCGCGATGGATAATTCATTAGTGGTGCCACCGGTAGGGGATGATGAGTTTGATAAATTAATGGGGTATTCATCTTTTATGTCTTCTTGTGGAATGTATAGTAGTAAT CTATTTTGGAATGAGGAAGAAATCACCCGTTATTTGCGTCCTTCAATTGATGAAGCCCTAACTTCGCCGTTCATTCATTTATCCATTTCCTCTCTCAATTACAAGAAGCTTTCGTCGACGGTTGTTGCTGAATCATCAGCTTCCATTTCTAGGTTTACAAGGTACAGGATTACTGTTTTCTGA